The segment cgggtagatctgtatgattacctatGTTCACTGAGTATGCGTTATATTGGTAGAATTGTATGATTACATGTGTTGTTGGTTGttgattgttattgtatatgtcgacatgttatggtttgttgGGCTGAGGCGgttctgctttgtgctgaaggccaagatatcAGGGgcagtccggatagactgaaggcctgcgaggcggtccagtcaggccgaaggccctgAGAGCGGTTCTGAAAGGCTGTAGGCCCTGTGAGGCCGTCCAATCAGGCAGAAGGCTCATATTTGCATGTTGGTATCTATTCGGTTGTGTGTGGTACtctgggggaacttactaagctttgacttacagtttaagttttatgtttcaggtatttcagatGATCGGAGCAAGGCGAAAACTTGATCATGCACATCCTTTAGTTTTTATGAGATATGATTTTGGAATACTCTAATTTGTGATTTTGACTTTTGGAAACtaaattttgtaaacatttatggtttgtggtttggttttgaaaaatgaaaattttaccttaacTTTTGGGATGTTATTGTATGCAAATCGTGTGTTATTTGGTAATCTATACAAAATGATTGTAAAATATTTCAAATCGTTCATGAAAAAAATCACATTTATCGAAATAAATGTGTACACAACTCAAAACGAATGTGTACATGTTACAAAAGTTTCATTATGAGAACGTGTTGATTTGATAGCAAattcttaaaagatctaggaacgAATAATTATTTCTCAGACGATGACAAACAATATAAAAGATTAGTTATTAACACATTTTCATACCAATTGCCATCAAATAAATACGTAAATACTTTTTTAGacatttaagaatgttgttaatCTACCATCTTCAAGTTTCAGGAAACCCATGCCCACTTCTTCTTGTTTTGATGACAACCCAAAGATAGCAATTTAGAGACCGTTTTTTTGGCCTTTATGTCATCTTTCGACTGTTGGCCAAATCATAAGTAAGAACCAGTTGTAAGGCTTTGTTTATGATCACCTAGTCATTGAGACAAAGCTTTCATCCACTCACAAGACCATTATTTCGGGCACATGTTACATGTCATTGCCATGCAACTGTCTTTTGACCGATTTTTTTACCAACTCTTGGTTTGATAATAacttaaacataaaaaaatatactTGATTTTACAAACTGCATCTTTTAAACTAAAATTATATGTGCAGTTGAAATACAATTATATATCATTCAACATCAATGTACTATTTACACGACATTTAGGAAAATTTATAAGTCAAAATATGCATTTGAATTCATATAAACGACACCATTATATATGCCAAAACTCATATTAAATCCCAATTTGCATGTTTTTATTATCAAGCACTACATAATATAGACAATATCGACATGGATCCATAGCTTTCCCAAATCTTGCTTTAAATAAAACCATATTATTATGTTTATAGTTATTGAGTGTTTTCTTTTCTTTGAATAAAAATATACTAAATAATAGATAGAAAAGGAATATtattaaacaaacaacaaaaaagGGGAATATATAGAATTGAATACAAAATCCAAATTCATGTTTCTCCTCTTTTGCACCATATCATCATCATCGTAATCAACCCCaacccccacccccacccaccCCACTTCCCACCCCccaaaaaaacacacacaaacacacataatCACACACTCTCTCTTTACCATCTCTGTGTAACTGAAGCCTCCGTCGCAGGCGCTTCCTTTTCCCCGTAGAAAACCCACTGTCGGCTGCCCTTTTCACACCTTTTTCTTCTCTGTTCTTCATCCAACATCCAATTAAGTTCGCTCAATAAAGCACCATCTAATCATAATTAACTCCTCACTCCTCGTGATTTGTACCTCCGTCTCTTTCATGGACCACTGTGTCTGTCCCCATTTTCATATATACATTCACTCTTTTCTGTTTTTTATTCACTTGGTGGAGTAATTTCATGATATGATGTGGGTTCGGGTGTTTATTTCACAATTTTCTTGTGAGTTTGTGTTTTAGAGGTTTGTTTTTGAATCATTCGTTTCGGAAGAATTCAACCACCTGAGAGAAATGTCACGCTCTCTTTGTTTTGTTTCGTTTTTCTTGTTCTTGATGCGTTTTGGTCTTTGTTTGAATCAAGAAGGGCGTTATCTGGAACAGCTGAAGCTTGGATTTGATGACCCAGATGGGTTTTTCTCCGACTGGAATGATTCCGCCGGCGATACCCCTTGTTATTGGACCGGCGTTACTTGTTCTGAATCAGGAACGCGGTCTGTTGTCTCTGTTGATTTATCAAATGCCAATGTCGCCGGTCCTTTTCCGTCTGTTCTCTGCCGTCTTTCAGGCCTGAAGTTTATCTCTCTTTACAATAACTCCATCAACGGCACACTTTCCGACGATCTGTCGACTTGTCGGAGTCTTGTTCATCTTAATCTTGCTCAGAACCTGCTCACTGGTACACTCCCGCACAGCTTGCCCGAGCTTCCAGAGCTGAAGTACCTCGATTTAACAGGAAACAATTTTTCCGGCAACATTCCGGCGAGCTTCGGGTTGTTTCAGAAGCTTGAAGTGATTTCTTTAGTCGATAATCTCATCGACGGGAAGATTCCAGCTGAGCTCGGTAACATTTCGACGTTAAAGCAGCTTAATTTATCATACAACCTGTTTTCTCCCGGTCAGATCCCGCCGGAGCTCGGAAACCTTACGAACCTCGAGGTGTTATGGCTCAGCGGCTGCAACCTTATCGGACCGATTCCCGACTCTCTGAGTCGACTCAGTAAACTCGTGGATCTTGACCTTGCTATTAATAAACTGACTGGTCCGGTACCCATTTCGATTACCGACCTATCAAATGTTGTCCAGATTGAGCTTTACAACAACTCCTTCACCGGTGAGTTACCGGCGGTGGGGTGGTCGAAGATGACGGCATTGCGGCTGCTTGATATTTCGATGAACTTATTCACTGGGTCGGTGCCGGAGGAGCTATGCTCTTTGCAGCTTGAATCGCTTAATGTTTATGAAAACGAACTCGGAGGTAACTTTCCTGAAATCATATCGAACTCCAGTAATCTTTATGAGTTAAGATTGTTCGGAAACCGATTTTCCGGCAGCCTGCCGAAAAACCTTGGAAAAAACTCACCTCTTACATGGCTAGATGTGTCTAACAATCTTTTTACCGGTGAAATTCCTGCAACCTTATGTGAAAAGGGTGCTTTAGAAGAGCTTCTAATGATACACAACTCGTTTTCCGGTGAACTTCCGTCGAGTTTGAGCAAATGTCGGAGCTTGAAACGTGTCCGTTTAGGATACAACAAGATTTCCGGCGAAGTTCCCGCAGGTTTCTGGGGTCTTCCCATGGTGTCATTACTCGAGCTCGCTGAAAACTCCTTCTCAGGCACAATCGGAAAAACCATCGCCGCAGCAGGGAACTTGTCAACCCTGAACATCGCCAACAACAAATTCTCCGGCGATTTACCAGATGAGATCGGGTTTCTCAACAATTTAATCGAATTCTCCGGTAGTAACAACCAATTCTCCGGCTCTTTACCTGCCACCATTGTTAACATTCACCAGTTAACCAAGCTCGACCTCCACAACAATGGATTCTCGGGTCGAATCCCAACCGGAATCAATTCTTTGAGAAAACTAAACGAACTAAATCTAGCGAACAACAAATTCTCCGGCAACATCCCAGACAAAATCGGCGAATTATCCGTCTTAAACTACCTCGACCTCTCCGGCAACCAAATCTCCGGCAAAATCCCAACTGGATTACAAAACCTCCGGCTAAATCAACTCAATCTATCAAGCAACAGTCTCACCGGAGACATCCCACCAGTATACGCCAAAAAAATCTATATCAACAGCTTCTTAGGCAACCCAGGTCTTTGTGGCGACATCGAAGGTTTATGCGACGGAAAAAACGTCACTAAAAACACCGGTTACATTTGGTTACTCCGTTCCATTTTTGCCCTCACTGGTATCCTTCTAATCTTCGGTCTTTGTTGGTTCTACTTTCGTTACAAAACCTTCAAATCCAACAAAGAAGCAACCACAATCGATAAATCAAAATGGACATTAATGTCATTTCACAAGCTAAGTTTCAGCGAATACGAAATCTTGGGAGCTTTAGATGAAGACTACGTGATCGGAACCGGAGCGTCCGGAAAAGTTTACAAAGTCGGGTTAAGCAATGGTGAAACTGTCGCGGTTAAAAAGCTTTGGGCCGGGTCAAAACCGGGTGGGTTTGACGATGAGGATGTTGAAAACGGGTTCTCGGGTCCGGGTCATGATAACGGGTATGAAGCTGAAGTGGAAACATTGGGAAAGATTCGACATAAGAATATTGTTCGATTATGGTGTTGTTGTTCTACAAGAAATTGTAAGCTTTTGGTTTATGAGTATATGGTGAATGGTAGTTTGGGGGATTTGTTACATAGTAGTAAAAGTGGGTTGCTTGATTGGCCGGTGAGGTATAAGATTGCGGTGGACGCCGGCGAGGGGCTGGCGTATTTGCACCATGATTGTGTTCCGGCGATCGTTCATCGGGATATTAAATCGAATAATATTTTGTTGGATGCTGATTTTGGAGCACGTGTCGCTGATTTTGGAGTTGCTAAGGTTGTTGATGGGAACGATAAAGCAGGAAAATCAATGTCGGTTATTGCGGGCTCATGTGGTTATATCGCTCCAGGTAATTTCATACTTTTTCTTATTCACTAATGTATAACTTTTAATGCATCATGTACAAGTTAATCATGCA is part of the Lactuca sativa cultivar Salinas chromosome 7, Lsat_Salinas_v11, whole genome shotgun sequence genome and harbors:
- the LOC111884657 gene encoding receptor-like protein kinase HSL1 — its product is MSRSLCFVSFFLFLMRFGLCLNQEGRYLEQLKLGFDDPDGFFSDWNDSAGDTPCYWTGVTCSESGTRSVVSVDLSNANVAGPFPSVLCRLSGLKFISLYNNSINGTLSDDLSTCRSLVHLNLAQNLLTGTLPHSLPELPELKYLDLTGNNFSGNIPASFGLFQKLEVISLVDNLIDGKIPAELGNISTLKQLNLSYNLFSPGQIPPELGNLTNLEVLWLSGCNLIGPIPDSLSRLSKLVDLDLAINKLTGPVPISITDLSNVVQIELYNNSFTGELPAVGWSKMTALRLLDISMNLFTGSVPEELCSLQLESLNVYENELGGNFPEIISNSSNLYELRLFGNRFSGSLPKNLGKNSPLTWLDVSNNLFTGEIPATLCEKGALEELLMIHNSFSGELPSSLSKCRSLKRVRLGYNKISGEVPAGFWGLPMVSLLELAENSFSGTIGKTIAAAGNLSTLNIANNKFSGDLPDEIGFLNNLIEFSGSNNQFSGSLPATIVNIHQLTKLDLHNNGFSGRIPTGINSLRKLNELNLANNKFSGNIPDKIGELSVLNYLDLSGNQISGKIPTGLQNLRLNQLNLSSNSLTGDIPPVYAKKIYINSFLGNPGLCGDIEGLCDGKNVTKNTGYIWLLRSIFALTGILLIFGLCWFYFRYKTFKSNKEATTIDKSKWTLMSFHKLSFSEYEILGALDEDYVIGTGASGKVYKVGLSNGETVAVKKLWAGSKPGGFDDEDVENGFSGPGHDNGYEAEVETLGKIRHKNIVRLWCCCSTRNCKLLVYEYMVNGSLGDLLHSSKSGLLDWPVRYKIAVDAGEGLAYLHHDCVPAIVHRDIKSNNILLDADFGARVADFGVAKVVDGNDKAGKSMSVIAGSCGYIAPEYAYTLRVNEKSDIYSFGVVILELVTGKLPVDPEFGEKDLVKWVCTTLDQKGLDVVLDPKLDSCFKEEICKVLNIGLLCTSPLPINRPSMRRVVKMLQEIGSVNPMKFGSKDGKLTPYYYDDVSDHGSVV